GTTCactcgaaggtcacaagttcgctCCGAGCAGCAGTGGTCGTAGCTAATATTTTGGTACAGATGAAATGTtagcctgtgtactgtgcgatgtgggTGCATATTTCACAGCATCAGTGGGTAGAAATTATACAGAGACTTCTATAAACACATGCCTCATGTATACATCGTGGTTTTGCCTCATAAAGTATCAAATTGAAAATATAATAGAAATAAAAATGGTAATAATTATAACATGAAGAGACTTGCATTACTGCTTCCATTTTTGTGATGCGTGTTCCCACTAAACTTTACGCTCCTTGTTTCAGACATCTCGGAACGAAACGACATACTCTTACCAGAACCGACCCATGACATCAGCATCAGTGTGTCAACAGAGAAGCTGCCCAAAGATCTTCAGTGCACGCTTAGTGCAGCAGCATCCCCTCTTGACCTTAAGCATCGGAGGCAGCTGGTCCGTTGTATTGTCGAGCAAATGTTAGTTGTGTGCACTAGGCCAAGAAGAGAACTAATTAGGAGTGTGGCTGAGGAAACGGTCAGGGCATACCCAGTTGCTCTTGAAGATAGGAGTACGAATGGCACCTTGCTTGGCCGTGGCTACGACTCATTTTTTCAACAACTTGAGGCGAGGGTTGAAAATATCTATCGAAGCAAGCGAGGAATCCAGTCATCGACTCCTGTGTCGGCACAGAGGAGTTTGAAAATGTCGTATGGCTGTATGAATTGGCAAACATGGTCAGTTTTGAAAAGTGATGAACTTGATGAAAAGCAGCAACTTATTGATTGGGAAGCACGGAAAAGTCCAAAGGACATGGATTATTCTTTGGCCATGGTGTACATGAAAGACACATATGGAGCACAACGGCAGTTTATTAATAGTGCGAGCCCTGTCCATCATGCTCCCTAAATCAAGAAGGAGTGGCCACTATTGTTTCACCATCCCTTCTTCTATGAGCACATTAATATCTTTATTGGAAAGGACGCCAAGGTATGGATTGCATGTCACTGTGGAATAGATAGTAAAAAGAGTGCTGAGCAGTTGTCTAGTGATAGTATTTTTTAATGCTAAAAAGCCTGCTTGTGTCTGGTGTTTTTTGAAAGTATAGCACATTAGCTCCTAGACCTTTTCAGTTGCCGGTGTAGTGTTTGATCAGGAAACCTTGTCGGTGGCATCAGTTCTGTCTCAATATTTCAATATGACATAATGCCTAGAACAAGAAAACTTGTGTCATGTATTGTTATCGTGAGCAGTGGAAGCAGCCATCTTTTCTTGTGTTTGGAAGTACAgtcaagcccacatataacggccccacttaaaacgaagtttcggttaaaacgaacaatatccgcgtgaccgtggaAATATAAATTGTTTCAATTACataaaatcgcacttacaacgaacgtttcCGAGCTCTGGCGATGGAAACAGCGAACAAAGTCGGGGCTTTgtcgacttcccgggaaaccacttttgACTACGGATGAACCAACACcgaggtgcccatagattcttattgttaaacgccgaccctgcctccgcgtcCCTTTAGCTGCCGCTCTTTGTTACCCGCCCTTCCGTCTTATGTCCCCCGGCTACTCTGAGCACCCAGCATCGGACGCGGCCCGTGTTTTGTTTTCACACTGGCACACATTTTTCGAAGACATGTCGGCCATctcccctgtttttgatcgctggtactgtcgttgacgTCGCCTGCCTGCAGTGACCAGACCATTCGCCAACATTGTCAGCACCCGATCGTCTGCGTCTTGTCTTATCGTATTGTTCTAgtgcacgcacgtatgctgcccCACTGAACTCATAATTCGCGATTGTtttcgtgtttaggacctgtgctcgctcacttcgcactcagctCAGCATGCCCACCGCACGCACGCGGAAGCGTAAAAACGGCTGTTCACTTGCGCGGAATGAGTCGCGAAATATGGAAGTCGGTAAGGTcccgcaaacccgccggcgcaacaaaaggATTCTTTGACCACAGCCGctgattttttttaatgcacCTCGCGCACCGCGcacctttcaagcaagctgccCGACCCGGCTCCTTCccgcgtgttttggttttcaaggtcgcttTCCTGTCGTATCCGCCCCTCTTTTCACTCTATAAGGCACTGCGCAGTGCTCCCGACCAgattgcagaaattaggtgccttttctcatcttctaaccactaccaccaccaccactctaTCGCagctccttgcccttctctcgcaaatcaGCTCTCCTCTTTTggtcacaaccccttcgcccgtctccaccgctccgcgacgccagccatgctgcctcgaagttttttttttctgactagaAACAGGCCCAGAGCTGTACCACGCATTCTGGCGCATGTGTTGcttgtgcgcgtcttgctcgctcttgatgtgcgtgtgtggtcagtaTGGCGGACGGGAGGCCTTGcatgctttttcctgccgctcaacgaaacgtcgaaagtgtgaccgcttggcttgggcGAAATTTGCGCGTTAGGTGCCGGGTTGCGAagcacttgctcatagctgttgaccacctggcagccaacttgccgcctcgggcgtcccggtattcagctctggagatggtgaatatttcgtgggcagcggtgacggctacatgcgcgcgaaactgtttcgCGAGGCcggcttcgtcgacgtcgggcccaatgccgagcctgaagcttccgaacaggaccactccgGCGGctatttgtggcagcgcgtcgtcgactccgacctggcaGAGCGGGTggaacatctgttgcgatggttttattacagccgatgatgatgccgacaccgtGGAACCGTGCACGGATAAGGGCATTGTGAATTAATTACGCGGCAAGAGCGTTTTGGAGGAATCGGTTTGCGAGAACgacaaaactttggagccagtgcctcatgcagcttatgctacGGGCCTCGGCGAAGAGTACACTGCCGCTTAAAATATACTCAAAACTGCCCTAATCGCTTTTACTCTTCGAAACGCGTGCATCACAAACtattttgcgcaaaaaaaaaaaaaatgtgttttcatTTGCAACTTTTTTCAAAAACTGTGTtccatttactacgaacttcgggataccgCCAACGCATgccgcgtcaggctcaggtttgttacaagcgggctcgactgtatgcCTAATTTTAAACTTATGTTTTACTTTAGCGGAGGCTTCTGCTTACATAAAAATATTGGGCTTGCCTGTGCACTTTGAAGTATCCCATGTCAGAATCGACAACTATTGAAGACTTTGAATAAAGGCTTCAAAGTTTTCAGATTAGGATCACATTTCCTGTAATTAAATGGGACAGGACGTATGCTCTTTAGAAAAACTTTGGATTCTGTTAGTTAGTAATCTGCTCTCATTGGATACTGACCAAGTGTTTTCATTACTGAGAAGTTCTTGTTTTATCAGTTTATTGCATATATTGCAGAAAAACTTTGGATTCTGGTAGTTAGTAATCTGCTCTCATTGGATACTGACCATGTGTTCTCATTACTAAGATATTCTTGTTTTATCAGTTTATTGCATATATTGCAGACTGTTGCTTATTGCTTATTCTTACTAGCTTTCCAAAAGTATTTCTTCTGTTTTGCCTGTTACAGGCTTAATATTAACATCTTTGTCGTGCACTCTGCAGTGGAAGGTGCTGAATTTGAAAAGTAGGCCTTTCGAGACATTTGTATGCATGAAATTTAGGTGCAAAGCCATTCTTGCATATCATCCTATACTGATACAGATGAATCTTTATATGATAATGATGTGCTAGGTAGTAATTCTTGTCTTCTATAGAGGATGTCTCTTTGGCATGGTTATTTTCTTAACATTTATTTTAATATAGGCACCCTGGTGTCATGTATACTCAAATGTCTGTTAAATTAGTCTCTCTTGTAAAGGGTTCTGAATGCATTTCAGTGTAAGATGGCTGCAACATATCGAAGTTTGCAAAGTGAATATAAAAACTGCTAGTTTGTTCATTAGTGTGAAGTATATGAGACGGTTACTGCCTGTATCACAGGACATAATTTTGAAGGTATTTATTTCGCagtcttttttttgtattctagAATGCTTTTCGGGCTTCGTTGCAAGATTACGCACCATTGATGTTCGAGCACATGAAAAGTATTGTCAAGAAGGATGTCATGGCATGGGTGATTGAGACAGAACGGGAGCTTTCAAAGGGCTACAAGAATGCTAAGGAGGTTGCATTTCTACCATTGCTGGCTGCGTACTTTGGGGACAAAGAACAGAGGCTCTTCAAGGTTTTCGAGGTAGGTGTAGTGTACAGAATTTTTCGATTTGTATAGTACTAAGAGAAATGCTCATTAGCAGGTAATAATAATAGCAGCACTAATGCATACTTGTTTAGTGCAACTCCTTTGTTCCTTTTGTGTAAACCTGCCCGATACcggaactttttttttgaaagtgtCATCGGACATATGCTTTTCGTAAGAATATTTCTAAGAGGGGAAAAGTGAGCTGGGGTAAAATACGCATATTCCTTATGCACTATGGGGCACTTTCTTTGAGGAAGTGTGTTGAGGCTTGTTTTTAATGCCACAAAAATTCGAAATGtagtggctgaaaaaaaaagtcatcgtaGTATCAATATTATGCTTTGCCACATCCTCTGGTGCTCTGTCAAAAGTTTTGCTGCTTTAGTAGGCAGCATCGTTGGGTTTTCGTTATTGACCTTCGAGTAATTATTTCACGGGTGTTGTAAGATGTGAATGAACCAGTGAACAAACGATCACACTGCACGTTGGAGATCTAAACTGCGACTACTTTTGGATTGCAGAGAAGTTTGTCATGAATACTAATAATGATGAAGATAGTGAAGTGGTGCTTTTATCCTTGTAACTGGTTGACTAATCAATGGAATGTGTTATTGTGAGGCATAATCTAACTTTAGTATGTCCTGAAAATACTTCAGGACAAAACAATTTGAACTCAATATAGTGCGCGTGATAGTGGCGGCCTTTACTGCGGCCATAGTCTCTGTAATTGCTGGCTAGAGGAGCTACACGCGCCACTCTTAGAGCCCATATGTGATGTGCTGCTTCAAGTGGTCATCATACAAAATAATGGTTACTTCATTGTTGAAACAAGAATAACTATCTTCTGTCGAATGCTGTCATGAGCACATCTTTCATGCTCACAAGTAAAATATGGACATTTGGAGTGACCTGCTTTAGAGTAGGACGCCATAGCAACATACCGGATTTATTTTTTTGATAAATTTCTTTCATTCATCTATTTGCATGACATTTTGTGCACATAAGATGCACCAATAAAAATGTTCTATAAGAGGTGTCCTATATACAGGAATATATGGTAATATAATGGCCATTAAGGTATTGtcatcagtaaaaaaaaagtgctgctatgAAAGCTTACGACCTGCAAGTAAGTGCTGAGCTGTGCAGTGTTTTTGGTGCATTAAATTTTTGTGACAATAAGTAATTGGCACACTTTATGCTGGCATGCACAGTGTATTTAAAGATTGGACATGCTGCTTCCTATCCTTGTCTTTGTTACTACAAGAGTACCTGTCCAGCAAACAGTCTAAAGCTGGGTTACGTAAGCTGCTATCGTTGCGACCGTGAGCCTACATGACTGTGTGCTTAGACAAGTCAGACATTATTAGCAATTAAAACCACAGGTACCCTTGTGGCTGGTACTCCAGCTCCTTATTCTGCTTTGCAGGTGCTCATGTGGCCACGCACTGACATTGCGAGAGTTATGGTTCATTGTGTGGCATCATTGTTCTTGGCATGCCTTTGTATAAAATCTCGTTTCACTTGATGAATATCTGCATATGGCTTTTTTAGTTAGAAGTGCTTAACCCATATATGCCTGAACCCAAGGATATCAACAAAACGATTTTCTTTTCTCAGAATAATAGCTTCTAAGCTctcagaaaataaaataaaactttcaTTTGCAAGAAAACTTTTTCTGACGTTTTTGGCACCGTCCTACATATAGGACGCTAGGCACATAAGTGTCACATTGTGTCAATTTGGAATGCGTTCCGCGTGCCACACTACTTTTTTAAATGAATGGTATAATTTGAAAGATTTAGCATGCATTGTAATGTCACATTTTTTACAACAGATGGTGGTCTTCCCATGGCTATGAGCGCACGTTGTTTGCTTTTCTCGGAGGATGACTAAGTGGTCAGTGCATTCAAATCAGCTTTGCGCCTCCTGTCGAGACTGGCAGGCTTCTTCCACGCAATGGCTTGTAGCCATATCTCTTTATTTACTACATTGTAACTGCCCTTCGAAACATTCTCAGGTCCGCTTTGTCTGTTCCCTTTCCGTACAACAGCATTGTTCCCACATGCATCGAGGAGATACGTTGGCAGTGATGACTATCACTTCATACTTCTCGTGGCAGTGTTGTACTTTGCAATATTTTGACTCGGTTGGCCAACCTCGGCCATGTTTGCATTatatttgaaaaacaaaaaggcTGCTCCACTATGTCCTTAGATCGCTTTTATCTTGAATATCTTTTCACCATTTGCTGCGGTTCAAGTCCATCACCATTTGAGATCATGTTAATTGTGCTATTGTCCTTCCAACAGCATAAAAGATTTTTTTATTCTGTGTCGAATCAGTAATTGTAAAAGCCTCGAGACTTCTTTTTCATTTGTTTCTGCGTGCCTTCTTGATCACCGCTTTATTGACCTGTAACTGCACCAGCATGATTGTCGGGCGGCAGAATGCCGACAAGTGAAGGCACAGTATTGCCAACGTCCATATGCTCCAGATGTCGTTGgcatctgcaaatatttttttagtgaaaTGAACTGCAGGGAATCTCCTGAGTGCAAATAAAGTAATGACATGAACGTACTATACATCCATATGCATGTAATTGCGTTACGACAAGCTTCACGGGCACGATGCGGCACGCGTGCCAAGTTGACACAGCGTGACACCCCATGTGCCTAGCGTCCTATAGGTAGGACACCAATGTTTGAGAGACCGCAAACAATAAACTTTACCGCACATCAAGGTTATACA
The nucleotide sequence above comes from Rhipicephalus microplus isolate Deutch F79 chromosome 2, USDA_Rmic, whole genome shotgun sequence. Encoded proteins:
- the LOC142796348 gene encoding uncharacterized protein LOC142796348 isoform X2, giving the protein MFLTYYAFNMMYPNSAATTLEFLQRQLFHINPPKGGTKREGGQQSRTSVSAKVMKLNHMLQANVLSEQLNCPNQVGQSIMPLSKIWSADHSIKKMITAETMDDVIQKARENGICNSSNAKVFLLDWTELEEAVFQEVLVQLSMDQRIFVVAEVAPPASSPVQDISERNDILLPEPTHDISISVSTEKLPKDLQCTLSAAASPLDLKHRRQLVRCIVEQMLVVCTRPRRELIRSVAEETVRAYPVALEDRSTNGTLLGRGYDSFFQQLEARVENIYRSKRGIQSSTPVSAQRSLKMSYGCMNWQTWSVLKSDELDEKQQLIDWEARKSPKDMDYSLAMVYMKDTYGAQRQFINSASPVHHAP
- the LOC142796348 gene encoding uncharacterized protein LOC142796348 isoform X1 gives rise to the protein MLRRLHFYHCWLCTLGTKNRGSSRFSRQLFHINPPKGGTKREGGQQSRTSVSAKVMKLNHMLQANVLSEQLNCPNQVGQSIMPLSKIWSADHSIKKMITAETMDDVIQKARENGICNSSNAKVFLLDWTELEEAVFQEVLVQLSMDQRIFVVAEVAPPASSPVQDISERNDILLPEPTHDISISVSTEKLPKDLQCTLSAAASPLDLKHRRQLVRCIVEQMLVVCTRPRRELIRSVAEETVRAYPVALEDRSTNGTLLGRGYDSFFQQLEARVENIYRSKRGIQSSTPVSAQRSLKMSYGCMNWQTWSVLKSDELDEKQQLIDWEARKSPKDMDYSLAMVYMKDTYGAQRQFINSASPVHHAP